A region of the Alligator mississippiensis isolate rAllMis1 chromosome 5, rAllMis1, whole genome shotgun sequence genome:
ggggggtgccccccagatctgtggagccagagctggtgctgtgtggggcttttcttgctgggggctgggctctgaGCAGACTGCAGCCACCTCAGATTTTGCTgtagctccactcccagccccatgtcGCTGCAGACCCAGGTTTTCCCCGTgcttgggtggaggtggggcattcagctggggctgtgccaggtggcaGGCGGTggcacggggctgggagcagacctgcagtgaaatctggggtggctgcaccgCCAGAGCccgctccgagcccagcccccgtAAGAAGAGCCCCACACAGTGCCGACTCCAACCCGCAGCTGCAACCTGTCCATACTGTACAGATCTAGGGGCacgtgcgcccccccccccttgcccccaccctcccagggtgcaagcaacAACgggagctgcctccaccccacgaGCCGTGCCTCCATCccatacccccaccccagctgggcagtgcctgcccctgcccccatccctcaccgcgggggggcgttgatctgccctgccatgccctccTTCGCTCCACCTCTCTTTCCAGTTGGAGGccgctctccacactgccagttctgctctgtgctgcactgcagctgcgcgCAGCATGGACATTCATCGGCCATattatcagccccattgggcCAATATCTGATATAGACAACTTTCTTCATATCAGTACCAATTCGATATCAAACTGCACCTCTAGTTAGAACAGTATATTACACTCTTCTGTTATATTAAAGGGATGTGAAAATATAGTTTTATGTCCTGCAACTTACCCTGTAATGGAAAAAAGGAACTATAGTAGAAAAGGAAGATTGCACTTGTAGCCAGGGACTTTCAAATAACTTGTTGTACTCAAGGAAACTTGAATAGAATTGTTTCTTGAAAAAATGTTAACCTAATTTAAATCTACTAAATGCAAAAATAATAAGAGAAAGGCATACATTATTCCagatttaagaaaaatataatatGATTCAAGGACATTTGGGATTCTATTTTTATTCCATCTCCATAACAAATTTCCTCAGGTtagaatattttctttccttcaacTGACAGGCAGGCATATCTGCCTACAGCATGTAATTAAATTAAACTGTGACCTTCCTAGATCACGCATCAGTAAAAACTAAGAGAATTCAAAATATTTATTCCTTTTACAGCAAAAgattaaataaaacagaaacaccacactgaaatcagtgggaatacACGTGGAGTTATACGTCACTCTACATAAGTAAAAATACTATCTGGCCCCAACTACTCTCTAGTAAAATTCAAAGTCATAAATTGTAAACTCCAAGAATGAAAGCCTTTTACATTTTACAAACAGGAACAAAATGTAGGTAACCTCAGAATGAAGTGGATCAAAATAATTTATAGAAGGAAAGTGCTGGGTAGTCAGAACATCAATTTAAGTGTCAAATAATCTGCCAGTCTCTGACCCAGTTATTTTCTAAGGAAATGTTTTTAGAAAATGCTTAAAATTCTCAGGCAGATTGATTTCTCAAGAAAATCTTTTCTAGATCTCATTTAAATGACACTCATTAGAAGAGAACAGGATAAATTATTACTGTGCATAAGTATTTTGCCATTAAAAGTAGCTGAGAGTAGAAACAAGTTCTGACTTTATAATATTATCGCTTAATTTCAAAGTAGGCATCAACTTCAGATTTCTGTCCAACCCTTTACTGtttgagaaaaatgcagataatCCTGAGCTGTGGTACAGCTGTTCAGGTAAAATGTGTCACTTAAGCCATTGTACAACatcaataaaaaataatttaaaatttatttaaactgaagtaaaaaaaaattcaaataagtGTTAGGTAAAAGAAAGAAGATTCTAGAAAGTGGGCATGCCCTCTGGGTATTATTTTTTCATTCAGAATAGTTACAACAGAAAACTCATGGATACTAGGCAGCATGCCATAACACACACAAGGATGAGAAACTTATTTGAATAAAATTGGAGGTTCAAAAGAACGCAGATCAACACACAGACTTCTAAGATTCAACTAGTTGGTTGTCTCTTATTGGATATCCCCAGTTGTAAAGAGAAGTGAAATCTGTGTGGAAAATGCATATCTTGATGATTACTTTAATGCGTCTTGTATTTTTGagattaaaaataagaaaatttaTGAAGTGAAGATACTTCAGCACTCAGAGTTGCAGCACTATGAAAGTGACCACACTGCTGCAACTAGAAGGTTAAATACTATGTTCTCTTTCGTGACATTTGGCTTTATTTTGGGAGGTAAGTGCAACTGACTGGGGCATCTCTTAGAATCCAGGCCAGATGGTGAAAGTATATGCGGCATTTTAATATAATTAGATTATGGTCCCATAAATTAGGTTTTAAACACTTGTTTGTgcatgaaagcttgcaaagaatttttccaactatttgagttggtttaataaaagatattggatttacccaaagaaccttgtctgcctaagtctgAAAGGACTTTTTTTTATAGCACATACCTCTTGAAGTTTATTTCGAATTAAGCTTGCTGAAGTATTCAAGGAATCATCCTCCATATCCACTTTGGGCATTTCTGGCAGCTGAGGTCCAATGACAACTTCATTAATATCTGAATTTGTTCCAATTATTCCAAGTTTATTGCCTTCGTCTCTTTTTCTCTTCCGCTCTTCCAGCTGAGTTGCCCGTGGCATAAATCTATCAATTCCATTATCAAAAGTTCTTTGCAGTGCAGGAGAAGCAGATACATGCTTATGTCCTCCCTGCTGTACGGCTGGCTTCAGAGATGGATTGTAGCTAAAGCACTCATAAGCTTTAGTACTGTAATGGACACACTGAGGGGATGCCAAATGACTCTGAGAGTGATAGCCTGAAGGATGTGCTATGTTTCCTGCGGAGACGTCACAATGTAATGTCTTGTAAAAGTCTGGAAAACATGCAGATGGATCCCAGTTGCCAACAGTTCTGTCAGCAGCACGGAATCCTGAGGTTGGCGACTGAAAGTCATACTCTGAGTTATTTGACACAGTCCTTTTAGGCTCCTGTGGCATCTTTGAAAAATGATCTTTAACACAAAAAGGGTATTTTGACTATTATTACACACACATATTGCATAAGTAAGCATTTTACACAGCTAACTTATAGTGGAATTGACCGTTTTCAAACTGGTATTTGAGGCTTAGCCTCGACTTGACTGTGAACTGCAAAGCTTAAGCAAAACAATTTAGTTCTGAAAATGAGAGAACAAAAACAGTTCTCTTACTTCTGAATTCTTTTAAACAGTATTTGATAATGCAATTAAAGACTATCATAGGATGTTAAGACCAGTAAAATTTAAGATCGGGGGTTTCCTGTGACTGACCTGTAGGCCAAAACACCGCAGTACCACATGCTGCAGGCCTATTGCCACATCCCTTTTACTCCCAGCATGCCCTTTAGGCCAAGGCTTACAATGGCAGTTTTCCCCTGGGCGCTCCAAGGCTGAATAGGCCCCACTGCAGTGCTCTCTCACTTTTACCCAGTCTGAAGTAAGGGTGAAAATGCCATTCTACATTTCCTGGCCATGTTTACGTTTTTGATGAATGAGGTGAAGAATGTCATGAGAAAAGAAACTGTATGGGGAAGAAAAACAGGTGTTGAATAAAACCTGTGCATTTCTAATTACAAACCTTTACTACTTGTTGCTTTTGCTATATATTTTCTTCTGTCTTGTAACTTCTCCCTAGTTTCTTGGACTGTTTCAAATTCTGGAGCATAACACACGTGGAGCAAGCTACCAAAGAAATTCCGttcatccatttttttcttgGCCGCTCTAGAGAAACAGAAGTTGCATTCAAATATTAGTTACAAACACAACTTTATCACAGTTCACATTTGAACAAGAATTTCTGAAGATTACTGATAAATACTACTTAAAAAACCAAGTTCAGGAAACTGAGTTATGATATTATGCAAAGAACACACAACTTGCATTTGTAGCAAAACATCTCTGAGGTGGCTATTTCACTTTAATTCTCCAGACTCATACTTTAAGATATGGAAAGCAGGCAAAGGTTATCTACTGCAGTACCTTGCATTCTGTAACTTTTGGAATTTGATGAGATAAACTTCTGTAAATTGTTCTGCTGGATACTCATCTAGAGCATTGTATTCTTCAATGGCACCATATAATGCAAACTGTTCAACTAATTCCTTCATAACACCCAACGCAGGAACTCCCTGTATTAGCAAATAGCGAGATTCCAAGTTGACAGTATAGACCTGCAAAAAAACATCAAATTTTTATCTCATAGTAAAACACAAAACAGACTGAAACAACTAAATGTTCCATTATTTATTGCTTCTGCAACTTTGTTCCTTTATTTCACCTTGCCCCATAGTGACTTTGGAGTTTTCCGAAAGCAGCATATTAGAGTTCTAGCAGAAGTCTGTAACAATTGCCCAAATACTTGCCATTTGTGCTAAGGCTTATAATACAGTCTTACAGGTGTTGGGTAGCTTATGCAGGAAAGAGTAGTGCTATACACCACTAGAGATTAAAAATTTCCAGAAATTTCACAACCATAGAAAAAACAAGTTTTGGGAAAAATTGAAAtataggtaaaaaaaataaatattgcataTCTACATTTACTTTACTATTTTAAGAACATtaaatatattatgtataaacCTAATTAGCACATAAAATTGTAATGTTTAATATATTTATGAAATTAAAAAGTATAAATGCCTTATTATTTGAATAGAACCAAggcatttaaaataattatttgtaaTTATTGTTACAGATGGAGCTACAAGCTACTGCACCCTGAGGTACTTAAGCATATCTTAGTTTTgctaagaaaagaaataaaagttgAAAATAGAAACCGTCAACATTGTAGTAAACAAAAGGAATTTTTTATTATCTGGAATTAAGAAGTGTCCTCCATACAGTCAGCACACTTCAGAAAACAGAATAAATTCACATTTTTAGAAAAGAGCTCAGAAAAAAATATCCCTTTACAGTTGCAAACAAAATTCAGCACATGAAACCAATATGTCATTTAAACAATCAAATATATCCTTGAAAATATTAGCATCAAAAGTTTATTTGTCTAATCAAAATCACACTCAGGTTTCTGAAATATCACTATTTTCTGACTCTGAACCTTCATTTTTTATCTTCATGGACTTCAGAAAACTGAAGGTTTGCACGGATTGAAACAAGTTTCTCTACTCTTTCACAggttagtttatttcttgatttggtgtaTATTTCTAAACAAagaccagtttctttcacatgctgcagaaaATAGAGGAATCTGAAGCAGACAAGAAGCAAGTGGAGCCAGGGGGGGAATATGTTTGACTGAGTCCCAGATTGTACTCCTGGACCAAATGCCTGACCATGCTCTGGActctgcaacatttgaaagtaccttgccaacatcaagtcctaagtgtgttgctggtCTTATAATCCAGTCAAATCCAGTAGCGATGCAATCATCACTGACATTTCTAcctttgaatcttggatccaaaagatttgcagcagcatgaattgGTTGGCAACAAAATTCCTCCCACCTGTGAGTGAAGTCTTTCACTTTTCCTTCTTCCACTTGTAAGTATATCTTGTAAGTGGAGATATACTTGCATTGTCAAACACAGTTGATTTTATCTGGGCCATTATATGTCTGACAAAAGCACACTGTCTGATTCAGATACAATgactgctgaagaaattggctttagaatcttcagggagttctgcagctaAACCCAGAAGACTTCCTCATCAAGTACAGTGTTCCTTACACTTCAGACTACTTTAAGACCTTCAGTTATCACCatttcttgaagagcttctttgttagtaaactttcaaatgagatcaccCCAACCTACGTAGTTTCACAACAAGGTTTGAGTGTTGCCATTTTATTCTTCTCATTTTTCTGCTTCTTCTTAAGGATTGCAGCTACAATATGAGTAGATTTTACATACTTTATGTATGTCTACTTTTGCTTTATTACAGATTTTTTGCAGTGTGTCCAACTCCATGAAATTATTAAAAAGCAAGGTTAGGCCATGGGAAGCACATCCTATTGCAGTAATATGTAAATATTTGTCCATTatgatctcccatgctgctttcataTTACTTGTGtcgtcagtcagcaaagcaaatccTTTACCACTCCCAATCTTGTGTAGGACTTCACATATAttactactgatatactctgcagtatgtctgttctctcctgtttcaatgctgttataaAAAACTAGTTGAGGTGTTATCACAAAatttatgattccttctccccataCATTTGTCCACCCATCAGTAAGTGCTGCAAGACAGAGCGCTTCATTGATTTTTTGTGCACAGATTGCATTACATGTTCATATTCTGACTTTAAAAGAGGCTCgctcaaagaatgtctgctgggcAAATGGTACAGTGGTCTTAATTTAAATGCTGCCTGCCAAATGCTGCATTTTCAGTGATTGATAATAACATCCTAGAAGCATATATTGCTCAAGGAAGAGCTTAGTCAATTTTTTCTTGCTCTTCAAGTGTCATCTGGCCTACAAATGAAGTTATTTTGAGTCTTTTGGATACAGTTGGTTGAGATATCTGTTTACCTGATGATGTTGACTGAGTAAtgctttgtgatgctgatgttactGAAGAAGCAGGAGGACTTCTGGATCGAGAACATTTGCAAGTGCTACTTCCATTATCATCGTGATCTACCTCATTCACActcatgaaggattttttttttgtctgcaggACACTTCATACATGCAAGGATGTGTTTGATCATCCTGGTAGCACTTGGAAATGCACATTTAATTTGACAGTGTTTGCAAAATGCAGTTTTTTTCCATAAGTGACTTGTAGTTGCtgtgtggaaatgcttccatatgtTAAAAGATGGTTGCACCATGTTGCTGAGGGAGAAAATGTAATAGCTAAGTTACATATATAAACACTAAGTTACAGCATTTGAAAAACTGAGCAATTGATGGAGGGGAGCCCTCTTCAGTAAGCTAACTATAAACCACCCCTTCCCTCAGACCTCACCTCTCTGCTAAGGTAAGGGTAGAAGGTGATTTGCTCAGAAGCCATCAGATTGGTAGGAACTCCATTATGAATTACATAAATTATAAAAATAGACTAACTGAAAATATAGTTCAATATACCAAACTCAATGAAATTGAAACTTACCTTTCAGAAAACAAGAAGTCTACTT
Encoded here:
- the RBM48 gene encoding RNA-binding protein 48 isoform X2, encoding MAAATGAEVGGACGHHAQRDVCASRAKYREGRRPRAVKVYTVNLESRYLLIQGVPALGVMKELVEQFALYGAIEEYNALDEYPAEQFTEVYLIKFQKLQNARAAKKKMDERNFFGSLLHVCYAPEFETVQETREKLQDRRKYIAKATSSKDFYKTLHCDVSAGNIAHPSGYHSQSHLASPQCVHYSTKAYECFSYNPSLKPAVQQGGHKHVSASPALQRTFDNGIDRFMPRATQLEERKRKRDEGNKLGIIGTNSDINEVVIGPQLPEMPKVDMEDDSLNTSASLIRNKLQEVAASVPETLKENRQDIQAKPLVKQRRRI
- the RBM48 gene encoding RNA-binding protein 48 isoform X1; the protein is MAAATGAEVGGACGHHAQRDVCASRAKYREGRRPRAVKVYTVNLESRYLLIQGVPALGVMKELVEQFALYGAIEEYNALDEYPAEQFTEVYLIKFQKLQNARAAKKKMDERNFFGSLLHVCYAPEFETVQETREKLQDRRKYIAKATSSKDHFSKMPQEPKRTVSNNSEYDFQSPTSGFRAADRTVGNWDPSACFPDFYKTLHCDVSAGNIAHPSGYHSQSHLASPQCVHYSTKAYECFSYNPSLKPAVQQGGHKHVSASPALQRTFDNGIDRFMPRATQLEERKRKRDEGNKLGIIGTNSDINEVVIGPQLPEMPKVDMEDDSLNTSASLIRNKLQEVAASVPETLKENRQDIQAKPLVKQRRRI
- the RBM48 gene encoding RNA-binding protein 48 isoform X3, translating into MKELVEQFALYGAIEEYNALDEYPAEQFTEVYLIKFQKLQNARAAKKKMDERNFFGSLLHVCYAPEFETVQETREKLQDRRKYIAKATSSKDHFSKMPQEPKRTVSNNSEYDFQSPTSGFRAADRTVGNWDPSACFPDFYKTLHCDVSAGNIAHPSGYHSQSHLASPQCVHYSTKAYECFSYNPSLKPAVQQGGHKHVSASPALQRTFDNGIDRFMPRATQLEERKRKRDEGNKLGIIGTNSDINEVVIGPQLPEMPKVDMEDDSLNTSASLIRNKLQEVAASVPETLKENRQDIQAKPLVKQRRRI